Proteins encoded within one genomic window of Humulus lupulus chromosome 1, drHumLupu1.1, whole genome shotgun sequence:
- the LOC133806636 gene encoding elongator complex protein 4 has protein sequence MAACKTRTSSFSRNFSAISSSQTPSLKHGPNGTTFISSGIPDLDKILGGGFPLGSLVMVMEDAEAPHHMLLLRNFMSQGLVHNQPLLYASPSKDPRGFLGTLPSPGSSKDNMSSKRESEQEKGLRIAWQYKKYFDENQHNLDSDRDSKQEFCNEFDLRKPMERQFLSGKQIDCVSTQDAPNLVALQDHCATFLSQFSRNDGSVPLAGRIAVQSFCAPQCVYSTMEWDMLSFIRSLKGMVRSSNAVAVVTFPSTLLSLCTSKRLQHMADTLLSVKAIPDEDKELAKLLTGYQDMVGLLNVHKVARFNTQVPVILEATTFSIKLQKRRYLVLECLNQAPIDGSSGASYGSSGSCSGSSKTGSLDF, from the exons ATGGCTGCTTGCAAGACCCGGACAAGCAGCTTCTCTCGCAATTTTTCGGCCATTTCATCTTCTCAAACTCCTAGTCTTAAACATGGTCCTAATGGAACGACCTTCATCTCGTCCGGAATACCAGACCTTGATA AGATTTTAGGTGGTGGGTTTCCTTTAGGAAGCCTAGTTATGGTGATGGAAGATGCAGAAGCACCTCATCATATGCTTTTATTGAGAAATTTTATGTCTCAAGGACTTGTCCACAACCAACCTCTTCTCTATGCTAGTCCCTCTAAAGACCCTAGAGGATTTCTGGGTACTTTACCTAGCCCAGGATCTTCCAAAGACAATATGTCTAGCAAGCGTGAGTCTGAACAG GAGAAAGGATTGAGGATAGCTTGGCAGTACAAAAAGTATTTTGATGAAAATCAGCATAATTTAGATAGTGATAGGG ATAGTAAGCAAGAGTTTTGCAATGAATTTGACTTACGGAAACCCATGGAGAGACAATTTTTAAGTGGAAAGCAGATAGATTGTGTCAGCACTCAAGATGCACCGAATCTAGTTGCGCTTCAAGATCACTGTGCCACATTCTTATCTCAATTTTCAAG AAACGATGGTAGTGTTCCCCTTGCGGGTCGCATTGCAGTTCAGTCATTTTGCGCTCCACAATGTGTATATTCCACCATG GAATGGGACATGCTTTCCTTTATTAGATCTTTAAAAGGGATGGTGCGGTCTTCAAATGCAGTTGCTGTCGTGACCTTTCCATCAACTCTTCTTTCATTATGTACCTCTAAACGGTTGCAGCACATGGCAGACACCTTGCTGTCTGTTAAGGCAATTCCAG ATGAAGACAAGGAATTGGCAAAGCTTCTCACTGGTTACCAAGACATGGTTGGCCTGCTTAATGTGCACAAAGTAGCTCGTTTTAATACACAG GTTCCAGTGATTCTTGAGGCAACCACATTCTCGATAAAGTTGCAGAAGCGAAGGTATTTGGTTTTGGAATGTCTGAATCAAGCTCCTATTGATGGTTCGAGTGGGGCTTCATATGGCTCTTCTGGTAGTTGTTCTGGGTCCTCTAAGACTGGAAGTCTTGATTTCTAG
- the LOC133806649 gene encoding probable mannitol dehydrogenase — protein MAQKAFGWAARDTSGILSPFHFSRRENGEKDVTFKVLYCGICHTDLHMVKNDWGISAYPVVPGHEIVGVVTEVGSKVEKFKRGDKVGVGCLVGSCRSCEDCSNDLENYCPKMVLTYGGAKYFDGTTTHGGYSDFMVADEHFLVRVPNGIALDAAAPLLCAGITVYSPLKYYGLDKPGAHVGIVGLGGLGHVAVKFAKAMGAKVTVISTSPNKKDEAIQRFGADSFLVSSDQAQIKAATSTMDGIIDTVSAFHPLLPLIGLLKSHGKLVMVGAPDKALELPILPLIFGRKAVVGSCVGGMKETQEMIDFAAKHNITPDIEVVPMNYVNTALQRLSKGDVRYRFVIDIGNTLNSTM, from the exons atggcacAGAAGGCATTTGGATGGGCAGCAAGAGATACTTCTGGCATTCTTTCACCCTTCCATTTTTCCAGAAG AGAAAATGGAGAAAAAGATGTTACATTTAAGGTGTTGTACTGTGGAATATGCCACACGGACCTGCACATGGTCAAGAATGACTGGGGAATCTCCGCCTATCCTGTCGTACCTGG GCATGAGATTGTTGGAGTAGTAACAGAGGTGGGAAGCAAAGTGGAGAAGTTCAAAAGGGGTGACAAAGTTGGCGTGGGTTGCTTGGTGGGATCATGTCGTTCATGCGAGGATTGCAGCAACGACCTCGAGAACTACTGCCCCAAGATGGTACTCACCTACGGTGGCGCCAAGTACTTCGACGGAACCACCACTCACGGCGGCTACTCTGATTTCATGGTGGCCGATGAGCATTTCCTCGTTCGAGTCCCAAACGGCATTGCCCTTGATGCCGCTGCTCCTCTCCTCTGTGCTGGGATTACAGTCTATAGCCCTTTGAAATATTATGGACTCGATAAACCAGGTGCACATGTTGGGATAGTTGGTCTAGGTGGACTAGGACACGTGGCAGTCAAATTTGCCAAGGCTATGGGAGCTAAGGTCACTGTGATCAGTACCTCTCCTAACAAGAAGGACGAAGCTATTCAACGTTTTGGTGCTGATTCATTTTTGGTCAGCAGTGACCAGGCTCAGATCAAG GCTGCTACAAGCACCATGGATGGCATCATTGATACAGTTTCTGCCTTCCATCCTCTTCTGCCTTTGATTGGTCTTTTAAAGTCTCATGGAAAGCTGGTTATGGTTGGTGCTCCTGACAAAGCACTTGAGTTGCCAATTTTGCCTTTGATATTTG GAAGAAAGGCTGTGGTTGGAAGTTGCGTTGGAGGAATGAAGGAAACACAAGAGATGATTGATTTTGCAGCCAAGCACAATATAACACCAGACATTGAGGTTGTTCCCATGAACTATGTTAACACTGCACTACAGCGTCTTTCAAAAGGAGATGTTAGATATCGCTTTGTGATTGATATAGGAAACACATTGAACTCTACCATGTAA